A region of Catharus ustulatus isolate bCatUst1 chromosome 9, bCatUst1.pri.v2, whole genome shotgun sequence DNA encodes the following proteins:
- the LOC116999918 gene encoding holocytochrome c-type synthase produces MGLSASAPAAAEQSPNSSRQYQTASAPSECPMHQEKMNGCPMHMKTADHRTENTDDVPAHQERAYEFVACPVKSGASQMKDDIDPSNMMPPPNQQPSPGQPFPLSTVREESSIPRAHSDKKWVYPSEQMFWNAMLRKGWRWKDDDITSEDMTNIIKIHNQNNEQAWKEILKWEALHATECPCGPALMRFGGKAKEYSPRARIRSWMGYELPFDRHDWIVDRCGKEVRYVIDYYDGGAVDKNYQFTILDVRPALDSLSAVWDRVKVAWWRWTS; encoded by the exons ATGGGTTTGTCCGCATCCGCCCcggctgctgcagagcagtcaCCAAATTCATCCAGGCAATATCAGACAGCGTCTGCACCTTCAGAATGTCCCATgcatcaggaaaaaatgaacG GTTGTCCAATGCACATGAAGACTGCTGATCACAGAACTGAGAACACAGATGATGTTCCTGCACATCAGGAAAGAGCTTACGAGTTTGTAGCATGTCCTGTGAAGTCTGGTGCATCTCAAATGAAAGATGACATAGATCCCAGCAATATG ATGCCTCCTCCCAATCAGCAGCCATCCCCAGGTCAACCATTTCCACTGTCAACTGTTAGAGAAGAATCTTCCATTCCTAGAGCACATTCTGACAAGAAATGGGTCTACCCTTCAGAGCAAATGTTCTGGAATGCTATGCTAAGAAAAGG GTGGAGGTGGAAAGATGATGACATAACAAGTGAAGACATGACCAACATTATTAAGATTCATAATCAAAACAATGAGCAAGCTTGGAAGGAGATTTTGAAGTGGGAAGCTCTACATGCTAC GGAATGTCCATGTGGGCCGGCACTGATGAGGTTTGGAGGCAAAGCGAAGGAATACTCACCAAGAGCCAGAATACGTTCGTGGATGGG gTACGAGCTGCCCTTCGATCGCCACGACTGGATCGTTGACCGCTGTGGGAAGGAGGTGCGCTACGTGATCGATTACTACGACGGCGGAGCGGTGGACAAGAACTACCAGTTCACCATCCTGGACGTGCGCCCCGCGCTGGACTCGCTCTCGGCCGTCTGGGACAGAGTGAAGGTGGCCTGGTGGCGCTGGACTTCCTGA
- the RWDD3 gene encoding RWD domain-containing protein 3 produces MSELAREELSALAAIYCEPGACEVVAASETHGISFRIQISVKELLDTDVLLKLLFHLPVNYPSTLPDISVNSDQLTRAQCMDVKEKLLEQAKKHLSEPMVHDLILWVQQHLKDVIKPSATVCNEKTTLSKETEDGIWMLLLHLDHMRAKAKYVKTVEKWASNLRLTGRLMFMGKIILILLQGDRSSIKEYLILQKTSKVDVDSSGKKCKEKMMRVLCETEVQSQHKRFQTFEVKEYSAPEELQKEFETAGLTTIFSEFVPPLLK; encoded by the exons ATGTCGGAGCTGGCGCGGGAGGAGCTGTCGGCGCTCGCCGCCATCTACTGCGAGCCGGGCGCCTGCGAGGTGGTGGCGGCCTCAG aGACGCACGGAATCTCATTTAGAATTCAAATCAGTGTGAAAGAACTGCTGGATACAGATGTACTTTTAAAGCTGTTATTTCATTTACCAGTCAATTACCCTTCAACTCTACCAGATATTTCTGTTAACTCAGACCAGCTTACAAGGGCCCAGTGTATGGATGTGAAAGAGAAATTACTTGAACAAGCAAAGAAGCATCTTTCTGAACCCATGGTACACGATCTGATTCTTTGGGTACAGCAACATCTTAAAGATGTCATTAAGCCATCAGCAACAGTTTGCAATGAAAAAACTACTTTgtcaaaagaaacagaagatgGAATCTGGATGCTCCTTTTGCATTTAGATCACATGAGAGCAAAGGCAAAATATGTGAAAACTGTGGAAAAATGGGCTTCAAATCTAAGGCTGACTGGAAGACTGATGTTCATGGGCAAGATAATATTGATTCTTCTTCAGGGTGACAGGAGCAGCATTAAG gAGTACTTGATTCTTCAGAAAACTTCTAAGGTAGATGTGGACTCAAgtggaaagaaatgcaaagagaaaatgatGAGAGTGCTGTGTGAGACAGAAGTACAGTCACAGCATAAAAG GTTTCAGACGTTTGAAGTCAAAGAATATTCAGCACCAGAGGAGCTACAAAAGGAATTTGAAACTGCAGGACTTACAACTATTTTCTCTGAGTTTGTACCTCctctcttaaaataa